A single region of the Halobacterium wangiae genome encodes:
- a CDS encoding CPBP family intramembrane glutamic endopeptidase: MATYWVPFAVVALALTAVLVVLTRLSAALFDEDATDLTSTELLVNTTASQVTLAAMLLVVGWLTGVPADSLGLAWSIELLAVGVGTGLAFAVANEALMRVFDAVGLGYDDSLREALTPTTLAGWLLLLFVALPVVAGFEELLFRGVLIGALSTGFGLSPWLLGVLSSVAFGAAHTAQGWVGVFVTTLLGLVLAAVYVTTGSLLVVFVAHYVMNAVEFVVHAD; encoded by the coding sequence ATGGCGACCTACTGGGTCCCGTTCGCCGTGGTCGCGCTCGCGCTGACCGCGGTGCTCGTGGTACTCACGCGACTGTCCGCGGCGCTGTTCGACGAGGACGCGACCGACCTCACGTCGACGGAACTGCTCGTGAACACGACTGCCTCGCAGGTGACGCTAGCAGCGATGCTCCTCGTCGTGGGCTGGCTGACCGGGGTTCCAGCGGACTCGCTCGGGCTGGCGTGGTCGATCGAACTCCTGGCAGTCGGCGTTGGGACTGGTCTCGCGTTCGCCGTCGCGAACGAGGCGCTGATGCGGGTCTTCGACGCGGTCGGACTGGGCTACGACGACTCCCTGCGCGAGGCGCTCACGCCGACGACGCTCGCGGGCTGGCTGCTGTTGTTGTTCGTCGCGCTCCCCGTCGTCGCTGGCTTCGAGGAGCTACTGTTCCGCGGCGTACTGATTGGCGCGCTCTCGACTGGATTCGGCCTGTCGCCGTGGCTGCTGGGCGTTCTGTCCAGCGTCGCGTTCGGCGCGGCCCACACCGCGCAGGGCTGGGTGGGCGTCTTCGTCACGACCCTGCTGGGGCTGGTTCTCGCCGCCGTCTACGTGACGACGGGGAGTCTACTCGTCGTGTTCGTCGCCCACTACGTCATGAACGCCGTGGAGTTCGTCGTCCACGCGGACTGA
- a CDS encoding MGMT family protein, whose translation MAAAGIYAHESAFLDCYVQLGVAGDRVVSVSFPEEPPEDARDDHPLFDRVDAYLDGAADDFDDVAVGLTVPTDQRGVLEAVRSVPYGDRITVDTLLTMVPGRDPDSEEDRQLARTALAENPVPLFVPDHRVRNAPSGAPDRVLRRLRDLES comes from the coding sequence ATGGCCGCGGCCGGCATCTACGCCCACGAATCGGCGTTCCTCGACTGCTACGTACAGCTCGGCGTCGCGGGCGACCGCGTCGTCAGCGTCTCCTTCCCCGAGGAACCCCCGGAGGACGCGCGCGACGACCACCCGCTGTTCGACCGCGTCGACGCCTACCTCGACGGCGCAGCGGACGACTTCGACGACGTCGCGGTCGGACTCACCGTCCCCACCGACCAGCGTGGCGTCCTCGAAGCGGTTCGGAGCGTCCCGTACGGCGACCGCATCACCGTCGACACGCTGTTGACGATGGTGCCGGGTCGCGACCCGGACAGCGAGGAGGACCGCCAGCTCGCACGCACTGCACTCGCGGAGAACCCGGTGCCGCTGTTCGTCCCCGACCACCGCGTCCGGAACGCCCCCAGCGGCGCACCCGACCGGGTGCTCCGCCGACTACGCGACCTCGAGTCCTGA
- the trpC gene encoding indole-3-glycerol phosphate synthase: MNETAELAPAVRSILDAARERDLPSGRVSVAPRSLPDAFAAAEADGRVPTIAEVKPTSPTTEGERSGDPAALAREMVAGGAAAISVLTEPEHFGGTTDDLAAVRAAVDVPVLRKDFLLRESQLDAVEADVVLLIARFLDDDLSTMLDAARERGFQVLVEVHDLAELERAVDAGATLVGVNNRDLAELTVDLGTFERVAPRAPEAVTLLAESGVSTPADVRRMREAGADGLLVGSAIMDGAEDGTVTEQTRRIVNA, encoded by the coding sequence ATGAACGAGACAGCGGAGTTGGCGCCCGCGGTGCGCTCCATCCTCGACGCCGCCCGGGAGCGCGACTTGCCCAGCGGCCGGGTGTCCGTCGCGCCGCGGTCGCTGCCGGACGCGTTCGCCGCGGCGGAGGCGGACGGGCGCGTCCCGACGATCGCCGAGGTGAAGCCGACGAGTCCGACGACCGAGGGCGAGCGGAGCGGCGACCCCGCCGCGCTCGCTCGCGAGATGGTCGCCGGCGGCGCGGCCGCCATCTCGGTGCTCACCGAACCCGAACACTTCGGCGGGACCACGGACGACCTGGCGGCCGTCCGAGCGGCCGTCGACGTGCCCGTCCTCCGGAAGGACTTCCTGCTTCGCGAGTCGCAACTCGACGCCGTCGAAGCCGACGTCGTACTGCTCATCGCGCGGTTCCTCGACGACGACCTCTCCACGATGCTGGACGCGGCCCGCGAGCGCGGCTTCCAGGTGCTCGTGGAGGTCCACGACCTCGCGGAACTCGAACGCGCCGTCGACGCGGGCGCGACGCTGGTCGGCGTCAACAACCGCGACCTCGCGGAACTCACCGTCGACCTCGGGACGTTCGAGCGAGTCGCACCGCGCGCGCCCGAGGCAGTCACGCTACTCGCCGAGAGCGGCGTCTCGACGCCCGCGGACGTCCGGCGGATGCGCGAGGCAGGAGCGGACGGACTGCTCGTCGGAAGCGCCATCATGGACGGCGCCGAAGACGGGACCGTGACCGAGCAGACGCGACGGATCGTGAACGCATGA
- the trpB gene encoding tryptophan synthase subunit beta — protein sequence MSREQPADDGTEGKFGDYGGQYVPEVLMPAVEELTDAYERYVLDNEDGFVDDLRSRLREFGGRPTPLSYAANLSERYGFDVYLKREDLLHGGAHKLNNALGQVLLAKYMGKERIVAETGAGQHGTATAMACAYLDVPCEIYMGRTDVNRQRPNVFRMRIHDAEVNPVDVGSGTLKEAINETMRDWATNVEDTHYVIGSVVGPHPFPAMVRDFQSVVGEELRAQSRDQLGELPEAVIACAGGGSNTMGAFASFVGSAELAGAPEGAQEPAPDVDLLAVEAGGSSLDVDADAGYAPNSASLSTGTEGVLHGARTKLLQTGEGQIVESHSISAGLDYAGVGPELAHLVDTGRVTPVNVDDDAALEAFHRLSREEGIIPALESSHAVAYLEAYEGDGPVVVNVSGRGDKDLDTVIEESTARDLDTAPTMEVFEE from the coding sequence ATGAGCCGAGAACAGCCAGCAGACGACGGGACAGAGGGGAAGTTCGGCGACTACGGCGGTCAGTACGTCCCGGAGGTGCTGATGCCCGCCGTCGAAGAACTCACGGACGCCTACGAGCGCTACGTGCTCGACAACGAGGACGGCTTCGTCGACGACCTCCGGAGTCGTCTCCGGGAGTTCGGCGGCCGGCCGACGCCGCTGTCGTACGCGGCGAACCTCTCGGAGCGCTACGGGTTCGACGTCTACCTCAAGCGCGAGGACCTGCTCCACGGCGGCGCGCACAAACTGAACAACGCGCTAGGGCAGGTGCTGCTCGCGAAGTACATGGGCAAAGAGCGCATCGTCGCGGAGACGGGCGCCGGCCAGCACGGCACCGCGACCGCGATGGCCTGCGCGTACCTCGACGTGCCCTGCGAGATATACATGGGCCGGACGGACGTGAACCGCCAGCGGCCGAACGTCTTCCGGATGCGCATCCACGACGCCGAGGTCAATCCGGTGGACGTCGGGTCGGGGACGCTCAAAGAGGCCATCAACGAGACGATGCGCGACTGGGCGACGAACGTCGAGGACACCCACTACGTCATCGGGAGCGTCGTCGGCCCCCACCCGTTCCCCGCGATGGTCCGGGACTTCCAGTCGGTCGTCGGCGAGGAACTGCGCGCCCAGAGCCGCGACCAGCTCGGCGAACTCCCGGAGGCCGTGATCGCGTGCGCGGGCGGCGGGTCGAACACGATGGGCGCGTTCGCCTCGTTCGTCGGGAGCGCCGAACTCGCGGGGGCGCCGGAGGGAGCCCAGGAGCCCGCACCCGACGTCGACTTGCTCGCCGTGGAGGCGGGCGGCTCCAGCCTCGACGTGGACGCCGACGCGGGCTACGCGCCGAACTCGGCGAGCCTCTCGACGGGGACCGAGGGCGTGCTCCACGGCGCCCGCACCAAACTCCTCCAGACCGGTGAGGGTCAGATCGTCGAGTCCCACTCTATCTCGGCTGGTCTGGACTACGCGGGCGTCGGCCCGGAACTCGCCCACCTCGTGGACACGGGACGCGTGACGCCGGTGAACGTCGACGACGACGCGGCGCTCGAAGCGTTCCACCGACTCTCCCGGGAGGAGGGCATTATCCCCGCGCTCGAATCCAGTCACGCCGTGGCCTACCTGGAAGCGTACGAGGGCGACGGCCCCGTCGTCGTCAACGTCTCCGGGCGTGGTGACAAGGACCTCGACACGGTAATCGAGGAGTCGACGGCCCGCGACCTCGACACCGCGCCGACGATGGAGGTGTTCGAGGAGTGA
- the trpA gene encoding tryptophan synthase subunit alpha, with protein MTRSDLRAAFEDGPALVSYVAAGDPSAAASKAYVEALVEGGSDVIELGLPFSEPVAEGRTIQQAIKRALDAGMTPEAYLDLVRDLDIDVPVVCMTYYNLIYQFGPEPGPEAFVEAAAEAGISGFVVPDLPVDESGPLYEACREHGLDLVFIVAPTTTPERLERLLDRTTGFVYVQGRLGTTGARDEVSDDTPASLERLRDADLPKAVGFGISSGEQAREIVASGADGVVVGSAYVDIVAEGVADDRPTAEVADRIEALARELKQGALDAVPEPERK; from the coding sequence GTGACTCGCAGCGACCTCCGGGCGGCGTTCGAGGACGGCCCCGCGCTCGTCTCCTACGTCGCGGCGGGCGACCCGAGCGCGGCGGCGAGCAAGGCGTACGTCGAGGCGCTCGTCGAGGGCGGCAGCGACGTAATCGAACTCGGCCTCCCGTTCTCCGAACCGGTCGCGGAGGGCCGGACCATCCAGCAGGCCATCAAGCGCGCGCTCGACGCCGGGATGACGCCGGAGGCGTATCTCGACCTGGTACGCGACCTGGACATCGACGTGCCGGTCGTCTGCATGACGTACTACAACCTCATCTACCAGTTCGGTCCCGAACCCGGACCGGAAGCGTTCGTCGAAGCCGCTGCGGAGGCGGGCATCTCGGGGTTCGTGGTGCCGGACCTCCCGGTCGACGAGTCCGGCCCGCTTTACGAGGCCTGTCGCGAGCACGGCCTCGACCTGGTGTTCATCGTCGCACCGACGACGACGCCCGAGCGCCTGGAGCGACTGCTCGACCGGACGACGGGGTTCGTCTACGTGCAGGGGCGCCTCGGTACGACGGGCGCCCGCGACGAGGTCAGCGACGACACGCCCGCGTCGCTCGAACGCCTCCGGGACGCCGACCTCCCGAAGGCCGTCGGGTTCGGCATCTCGTCGGGCGAGCAGGCCCGCGAGATAGTCGCGAGTGGCGCCGACGGCGTCGTCGTCGGGAGCGCCTACGTGGACATCGTCGCGGAGGGTGTAGCGGATGACCGACCGACGGCCGAGGTGGCCGACCGCATCGAGGCGCTGGCGCGCGAACTGAAGCAGGGTGCACTCGATGCAGTGCCGGAACCGGAACGCAAATAG
- a CDS encoding 2-amino-3,7-dideoxy-D-threo-hept-6-ulosonate synthase, producing MTAAGNTARLDRIGRDGRFVTIPMDHGLTLGAVDGLVDIESTIDAVTKGGADAVLTQKGIAPRVHPNKNDAGYIVHLNGSTTIGPDANDKRLTGTVEEAVRAGADAVSFHINVGSEHEPDQITQLAEVCDDAERLGMPVLAMAYARGPGVDEHDAENLGHAVRLAEEVGADVVKTAYSGDSESFERVVESTSKPVIIAGGSPKGDRATLRNIRGAMDAGGAGVSMGRTVFQHEDPGAMASAVAAVVHDDATPEEALRVAGLPVEA from the coding sequence ATGACAGCAGCTGGGAACACAGCGAGGCTAGACCGGATCGGTCGTGACGGCCGCTTCGTCACGATCCCGATGGACCACGGGCTCACACTCGGCGCAGTAGACGGGCTCGTCGACATCGAATCGACCATCGACGCGGTGACGAAGGGCGGCGCCGACGCCGTCCTCACACAGAAGGGAATCGCGCCGCGCGTCCACCCCAACAAGAACGACGCGGGCTACATCGTCCACCTGAACGGCTCGACGACCATCGGCCCGGACGCCAACGACAAGCGCCTCACGGGCACCGTCGAGGAGGCCGTGCGCGCTGGCGCCGACGCCGTCTCCTTCCACATCAACGTCGGCAGCGAGCACGAACCCGACCAGATCACGCAACTCGCGGAGGTCTGCGACGACGCCGAACGACTCGGAATGCCCGTGCTGGCGATGGCGTACGCGCGCGGCCCGGGCGTCGACGAGCACGACGCCGAGAACCTCGGGCACGCCGTCCGCCTCGCCGAGGAGGTCGGCGCGGACGTCGTGAAGACCGCCTACTCCGGAGACAGCGAGAGCTTCGAGCGCGTGGTGGAGTCCACCAGCAAGCCGGTCATCATCGCGGGCGGCAGCCCGAAGGGGGACCGTGCGACGCTCCGGAACATCCGGGGGGCGATGGACGCGGGCGGCGCCGGCGTCTCGATGGGTCGCACCGTCTTCCAGCACGAGGACCCGGGCGCGATGGCGAGTGCCGTCGCGGCCGTCGTCCACGACGACGCCACCCCCGAGGAGGCGCTCCGCGTCGCTGGCCTCCCGGTCGAAGCCTGA
- a CDS encoding S9 family peptidase, translated as MTDTNPSPETLELLPELTQATVSPDGRRVAFYYDATGRNEVHVLDLETGDCEQYTDGEAPASNLWPLAWTADGERVLYHHDDSDGGERRDVYTVDATGETEPVVETDGTTTIRAVGPDGETLLVRSNHEGDMDAYLHDLASGDRTRLTDAGYPVWRPILSTDATRVAYPGNDTGDPDNRDVHVCNTDGEVERVVELGERGSTSSPKDWGPDDQQLLVSDDATGVTRCGVYDLAADDVQWFGNADYVEEPQFFLPDGERFVATRKRAATTTPVVYDVESGEGRELDLPDGVARFGRRATRVVDDDRILVVYTTPTRRPELLVYDLATDEYEPVFERDYGPYEPADFVEPVYETVASDGTPETPARAVEHDPYETFDVGTLFYDAGARPSPLVVFPHGGPHLSNRRAFDSRAQYLCQCGYAVLQVNYRGSSGRGRAFSRALHGDWGGAEQGDVATAVEHVLAEYDWLDEDRVAVYGGSFGGFSALWQLLQYPDLYAAGAGVVAMTDLPDMYENTVPQFRSGFLQTHLGTPDENPDLYRERSPVTHAGNLNAPLLLVHGTNDPRVPVSQARNFRDALLERGYDQGEGAAFEYRELDGSGHFGANADEESPLALLTDFLDRRL; from the coding sequence ATGACCGACACGAATCCCTCCCCGGAGACCCTCGAATTGCTCCCTGAACTGACGCAGGCGACCGTCTCCCCCGACGGCCGCCGAGTGGCGTTCTACTACGACGCCACCGGCCGGAACGAGGTCCACGTCCTCGACCTGGAGACCGGCGACTGCGAGCAGTACACCGACGGCGAGGCGCCGGCGAGCAACCTCTGGCCCCTCGCGTGGACGGCCGACGGCGAGCGCGTCCTCTACCACCACGACGACAGCGACGGCGGCGAGCGCCGCGACGTGTACACCGTCGACGCGACCGGCGAGACGGAGCCAGTCGTCGAGACGGACGGCACCACGACCATCCGCGCAGTCGGGCCTGACGGCGAGACGCTGCTCGTCAGGTCGAACCACGAGGGCGACATGGACGCCTACCTCCACGACCTGGCGTCCGGCGACCGCACGCGGTTGACCGACGCCGGCTACCCGGTCTGGCGGCCGATCCTCTCCACCGACGCCACGCGGGTCGCCTACCCTGGCAACGACACGGGCGACCCCGACAACCGCGACGTGCATGTCTGCAACACCGACGGTGAGGTAGAGCGCGTCGTCGAACTCGGCGAGCGCGGGTCCACGTCGTCCCCGAAAGACTGGGGACCGGACGACCAGCAACTGCTCGTCTCGGACGACGCGACGGGCGTCACGCGCTGCGGCGTCTACGACCTCGCGGCCGACGACGTGCAGTGGTTCGGCAACGCCGACTACGTCGAGGAGCCCCAGTTCTTCCTGCCCGACGGCGAGCGGTTCGTCGCTACGCGGAAACGGGCCGCCACCACCACGCCAGTCGTCTACGACGTCGAGAGCGGCGAGGGGCGCGAACTCGACCTGCCCGACGGCGTCGCTCGCTTCGGTCGTCGCGCGACCCGCGTCGTCGACGACGACCGCATCCTCGTCGTGTACACGACGCCGACCCGGCGGCCGGAACTGCTCGTCTACGACCTCGCGACCGACGAGTACGAGCCGGTGTTCGAGCGCGACTACGGGCCCTACGAGCCAGCCGACTTCGTCGAACCCGTCTACGAGACGGTCGCCTCGGACGGGACTCCGGAGACGCCCGCCAGGGCGGTCGAACACGACCCGTACGAGACGTTCGACGTCGGGACGCTGTTCTACGACGCCGGCGCGCGGCCCTCACCGCTGGTCGTCTTCCCGCACGGCGGCCCGCACCTCTCGAACCGCCGGGCGTTCGACTCGCGCGCCCAGTACCTCTGCCAGTGCGGGTACGCGGTGCTCCAGGTGAACTACCGCGGCTCCAGTGGCCGGGGTCGTGCGTTCTCCCGGGCGCTGCACGGTGACTGGGGCGGCGCCGAGCAGGGCGACGTCGCCACCGCCGTCGAGCACGTCCTCGCCGAGTACGACTGGCTGGACGAGGACCGTGTCGCCGTCTACGGTGGCTCCTTCGGCGGGTTCTCGGCGCTCTGGCAGCTACTGCAGTACCCCGACCTGTACGCCGCGGGCGCCGGCGTCGTCGCCATGACCGACCTCCCGGACATGTACGAGAACACGGTGCCGCAGTTCCGCTCGGGGTTCCTCCAGACACACCTCGGCACGCCCGACGAGAACCCCGATCTCTACCGCGAGCGCAGTCCCGTCACCCACGCCGGCAACCTCAACGCGCCGCTACTGCTAGTCCACGGTACGAACGACCCGAGAGTCCCCGTCTCGCAGGCTCGCAACTTCCGCGACGCTCTACTGGAACGGGGGTACGACCAGGGCGAGGGCGCGGCCTTCGAGTACCGCGAACTCGACGGGAGCGGCCACTTCGGCGCGAACGCCGACGAGGAGTCGCCGCTCGCGCTACTGACGGACTTCCTCGACCGTCGGCTCTGA
- a CDS encoding 3-dehydroquinate synthase II has product MTRSVWLKADDAVGDWETRKRRITAGLESGVDWVLVDEDDVERVRELGAVNVAAFRADDVDVIDEADPNEDAEPDAWVVGKGGEGDGTVDLPTDFSGSADLSALRRGNADAGYVHILGEEYESFAEAAAEDAEYTLVVGKDWTIIPLENLIARIGEETTLVAGVESAEEAETAFETLDIGADAVLLDSDDPDAIRRTVAARDAAEREQLDMSWATVTAVEEAGSADRVCVDTGSLMEDDEGMLVGSMSRGLFFVHAETAESPYVASRPFRVNAGAVHAYVRTPDGGTKYLAELTSGDEVQVVDRDGRTRAAVVGRAKIEKRPMFRVEVETEAGDRIETLLQNAETIKVSTREGRTAVTDLEAGDEVLVYLEEGGRHFGEAIEERIIEQ; this is encoded by the coding sequence ATGACACGGTCCGTCTGGCTGAAGGCCGACGACGCGGTCGGCGACTGGGAGACCCGGAAGCGACGCATCACCGCCGGTCTGGAGTCCGGCGTGGACTGGGTGCTGGTCGACGAGGACGACGTCGAGCGGGTCCGCGAACTCGGCGCCGTTAACGTGGCGGCGTTCCGGGCGGACGACGTGGACGTCATCGACGAGGCCGACCCGAACGAGGACGCCGAACCCGACGCGTGGGTCGTCGGGAAGGGTGGCGAGGGCGACGGCACCGTCGACCTCCCCACCGACTTCTCCGGGAGCGCGGACCTCTCGGCGCTCCGCCGCGGGAACGCCGACGCGGGCTACGTCCACATCCTCGGCGAGGAGTACGAGTCGTTCGCGGAGGCCGCCGCCGAGGACGCCGAGTACACGCTCGTCGTGGGGAAGGACTGGACGATCATCCCGCTGGAGAACCTCATCGCGCGCATCGGCGAGGAGACGACGCTCGTCGCGGGCGTCGAGTCCGCCGAGGAGGCCGAGACGGCCTTCGAGACGCTGGACATCGGCGCGGACGCCGTCCTCCTCGACAGCGACGACCCGGACGCCATCCGGCGCACCGTCGCCGCTCGCGACGCCGCCGAACGCGAGCAACTCGACATGTCGTGGGCGACGGTCACGGCCGTCGAGGAGGCGGGGAGTGCGGACCGCGTCTGCGTCGACACCGGGAGCCTGATGGAGGACGACGAGGGGATGCTCGTCGGGTCGATGTCACGCGGTCTGTTCTTCGTCCACGCGGAGACGGCGGAGTCGCCGTACGTCGCCTCGCGGCCGTTCCGCGTCAACGCGGGCGCCGTCCACGCCTACGTCCGCACGCCCGACGGCGGCACGAAGTACCTCGCGGAACTCACCAGCGGCGACGAGGTACAGGTCGTCGACCGCGACGGCCGTACCCGGGCCGCGGTCGTCGGTCGTGCGAAGATCGAGAAGCGCCCGATGTTCCGCGTGGAGGTCGAGACGGAGGCCGGCGACCGCATCGAGACGCTGCTCCAGAACGCCGAGACCATCAAGGTCTCCACACGTGAGGGCCGGACGGCCGTCACCGACCTCGAAGCCGGCGACGAAGTTCTGGTCTACCTGGAGGAGGGCGGGCGGCACTTCGGGGAGGCCATAGAGGAGCGCATCATCGAGCAGTAA
- a CDS encoding DUF7575 domain-containing protein: MVNRRGVLAAVLGLVYPGLGHVYLRRWLRALAWFVLAAATAALVVPPSAFEAFDANGVEGLLEASESFGLEVTLSLLAVRALNVADAYLVAVRDAAAKAAAEAMAGEAAAENCPNCGGELDAELDFCPWCTMRFERESPEDATVE; this comes from the coding sequence GTGGTCAACCGACGTGGCGTCCTCGCGGCCGTGCTCGGCCTCGTCTACCCCGGGTTAGGACACGTCTACCTCCGGCGGTGGCTGCGAGCGCTGGCGTGGTTCGTGCTCGCCGCCGCTACCGCCGCGCTCGTCGTCCCACCCTCGGCCTTCGAGGCGTTCGACGCCAACGGCGTCGAGGGCCTCCTCGAGGCCAGCGAGAGCTTCGGGCTCGAAGTGACGCTGAGCCTGCTCGCGGTGCGCGCGCTGAACGTCGCCGACGCCTACCTCGTCGCCGTCCGGGACGCCGCCGCGAAGGCGGCCGCCGAGGCGATGGCGGGCGAGGCGGCGGCCGAGAACTGTCCGAACTGCGGCGGCGAACTCGACGCGGAACTCGACTTCTGTCCGTGGTGTACGATGCGCTTCGAACGGGAGAGTCCCGAGGACGCGACTGTCGAGTAG
- a CDS encoding type I 3-dehydroquinate dehydratase: MDFSDFVLAASVSDLADEAAAREQADAVEFRMDLASDPLEALDDYDGELPLIATNRPEWEGGEAEDSGRIDALSEAARMDCVDAVDIELAALTDDGAEALAAARSTETTTIVSAHDFEGTPELSDLAETLGEACSLGDVGKLAVTAEDRGDALDLLRVTHEYSAAGMTVATMAMGEAGRHTRAVAPLYGSRIGYAPVDAADATAPGQYDAATLRELVADLQ, translated from the coding sequence ATGGACTTCAGTGACTTCGTGCTCGCGGCGAGCGTCTCGGACCTCGCCGACGAGGCGGCGGCCCGCGAGCAGGCGGACGCCGTCGAGTTCCGCATGGACCTGGCGAGCGACCCGCTTGAGGCGCTCGACGACTACGACGGCGAACTCCCGCTCATCGCCACCAACCGACCCGAGTGGGAGGGCGGCGAGGCCGAGGACTCGGGCCGCATCGACGCACTCTCCGAGGCCGCACGCATGGACTGCGTGGACGCCGTCGACATCGAACTCGCCGCGCTCACCGACGACGGCGCGGAGGCGCTCGCCGCCGCCCGTTCGACGGAGACCACGACGATCGTCTCCGCCCATGACTTCGAGGGGACGCCGGAGCTCTCGGACCTCGCGGAGACGCTCGGCGAGGCGTGCTCGCTCGGCGACGTCGGGAAACTCGCGGTCACCGCCGAGGACCGGGGTGACGCACTCGACCTGCTGCGAGTGACTCACGAGTACAGCGCGGCTGGCATGACCGTCGCGACGATGGCGATGGGGGAGGCGGGGCGTCACACGCGCGCCGTCGCGCCGCTGTACGGGTCGAGAATCGGCTACGCGCCGGTCGACGCCGCGGACGCGACGGCGCCCGGACAGTACGACGCCGCGACGCTCCGCGAACTCGTCGCAGACCTCCAGTAG
- a CDS encoding transcription initiation factor IIB, with protein sequence MTDTRLRSRERERTDETETTDGCPECDGLVVEDEEHGESVCADCGLVVEEDGIDRGPEWRAFDSKEKDQKSRVGAPTTNTMHDKGLSTNIDWRDKDAYGNSLSSNQRQKMQRLRKWNERFRTRDAKERNLKQALGEIDRMASAQGLPDSVRETASVIYRRALEEDLLPGRSIEGVATSCVYAAARQAGVPRSLDEIADVSRVEKAEIARTYRYVIRELGLEVAPADPESYVPRFASSLELSDEASHRARELLKTAKDKGVHSGKSPVGLAAAAVYAAALLTNEKTTQAKVSEVADISEVTIRNRYHELLEAEETIPV encoded by the coding sequence ATGACAGACACACGCCTGCGTTCCCGAGAGCGGGAGCGCACAGACGAGACGGAGACGACGGACGGCTGCCCAGAGTGCGACGGGCTGGTCGTCGAGGACGAGGAGCACGGCGAGTCGGTCTGCGCGGACTGCGGCCTCGTGGTCGAGGAGGACGGCATCGACCGCGGGCCGGAGTGGCGCGCGTTCGACTCCAAGGAGAAAGACCAGAAGTCCCGCGTCGGCGCGCCGACGACGAACACGATGCACGACAAGGGACTGTCCACGAACATCGACTGGCGCGACAAGGACGCGTACGGCAACTCCCTGTCGAGCAACCAGCGCCAGAAGATGCAGCGCCTGCGCAAGTGGAACGAGCGCTTCCGCACCCGCGACGCCAAGGAGCGCAACCTCAAGCAGGCACTCGGCGAGATCGACCGCATGGCGTCCGCCCAGGGCCTCCCGGACAGCGTCCGCGAGACGGCGTCGGTCATCTACCGCCGCGCGCTCGAAGAGGACCTGCTGCCGGGTCGTTCCATCGAGGGCGTCGCCACCTCCTGTGTCTACGCCGCCGCGCGCCAGGCCGGCGTGCCCCGCAGCCTCGACGAGATCGCGGACGTGAGCCGCGTCGAGAAGGCCGAGATCGCGCGCACCTACCGCTACGTCATCCGCGAACTCGGCCTGGAGGTCGCGCCCGCGGACCCCGAGAGCTACGTGCCGCGGTTCGCGTCCTCGCTGGAGCTCTCCGACGAGGCCTCCCACCGCGCCCGCGAACTCCTGAAGACGGCCAAGGACAAGGGCGTCCACTCCGGCAAGTCGCCGGTCGGCCTCGCCGCGGCCGCCGTCTACGCCGCCGCGCTGCTCACCAACGAGAAGACGACGCAGGCGAAGGTCTCGGAGGTCGCGGACATCTCCGAGGTCACCATCCGCAACCGCTACCACGAACTCCTCGAGGCCGAAGAGACGATTCCGGTCTAG